Proteins found in one Campylobacter concisus genomic segment:
- a CDS encoding ribonuclease J, with the protein MNDKNEEKVVTNQSKNNKRRRFRPKNKPKQEGETTEQASLASKSVIDNFFAAEQAEAETHAEPKSQNPRTKKPRNNKNQNKNGENNKPKEQKQESQETKTKTQEQKEKPKKAKKPKKNLPAKLNGNEQWQQDIASAMVANKAVHELRLEPMKYLNSSEHKIRITPLGGLGEIGGNMTIFETETSAIIVDIGMSFPSESMHGVDILIPDFDYVRKIKDKIKGVIITHAHEDHIGAVPYFYKEFKFPIYATPLPLGMINNKFEEHGLKQERSLFRSVEKRKPYLIGDFEVEWIHITHSIIDASALAITTKAGTIIHTGDFKIDHTPIDGYPTDLGRLAYYGERGVLCLMSDSTNSYREGFTKSESSVGKTFDAIFSKAKGRVIMSTFSSNIHRVYQAIEWGLKYNRKVCVIGRSMERNLYTAMELGYIKLDKKIFIDANEVGKFKDNEVLIVTTGSQGETMSALYRMATDEHKYIKIKPTDQIIISSKAIPGNESSISTVLNFLIKSGASVAYQDFSEIHVSGHAAQEEQKLMLRLIKPKFFLPVHGEYNHIAKHKETAISCGVDERNIYLMSDGDQMEICQKYLKRVKTVKTGKVFIDNQINKQISDDVVIDRQNLAEAGVVMIIAQISRHGAKLINKPRVISYGLVGNKQDAEFSKEMQEILTQFLSNVKEELLKDGRLLESQVRQVIRKHIFRKVKKYPTIVPIIYLM; encoded by the coding sequence ATGAACGACAAAAACGAAGAGAAAGTTGTAACTAACCAAAGCAAAAACAACAAAAGACGAAGATTTAGACCAAAAAACAAGCCAAAACAAGAGGGCGAAACTACCGAGCAAGCTTCACTAGCAAGTAAAAGCGTGATAGATAACTTCTTTGCAGCAGAGCAGGCTGAAGCTGAAACGCACGCCGAGCCAAAGAGCCAAAATCCTCGCACAAAAAAGCCAAGAAATAACAAAAATCAAAACAAAAATGGCGAAAACAATAAGCCAAAAGAGCAAAAACAAGAATCACAAGAAACAAAAACCAAAACACAAGAACAAAAAGAAAAGCCTAAAAAAGCCAAAAAGCCAAAGAAAAATTTACCAGCCAAGCTAAACGGCAATGAACAATGGCAGCAAGATATCGCAAGTGCAATGGTGGCAAACAAGGCCGTTCACGAGCTTCGTCTAGAGCCGATGAAGTATCTAAACTCAAGTGAGCATAAAATTCGTATAACGCCACTTGGCGGGCTGGGTGAGATCGGCGGAAATATGACTATCTTTGAAACCGAAACTAGCGCCATCATCGTTGATATCGGAATGAGCTTTCCAAGCGAGAGCATGCACGGCGTGGATATACTAATCCCTGACTTTGACTACGTTCGCAAAATAAAAGACAAGATAAAAGGTGTCATCATCACTCACGCGCACGAAGATCATATCGGTGCAGTACCATATTTTTACAAAGAGTTTAAATTTCCGATTTACGCCACGCCGTTACCACTTGGTATGATAAATAACAAATTTGAAGAGCACGGCTTAAAGCAGGAGCGCTCACTTTTCCGCTCGGTCGAAAAGCGCAAGCCGTATCTGATAGGAGATTTTGAGGTCGAGTGGATACATATCACCCACTCTATCATCGACGCAAGCGCGCTAGCCATCACGACAAAGGCGGGCACTATCATTCACACGGGCGACTTTAAGATCGACCATACGCCGATCGACGGCTATCCAACTGACCTTGGTAGACTTGCATACTACGGCGAAAGAGGCGTATTATGTCTAATGAGCGATAGCACGAACAGCTACCGTGAAGGATTTACCAAAAGCGAAAGCAGTGTTGGCAAGACCTTTGATGCGATATTCTCAAAGGCCAAAGGACGCGTGATAATGAGTACGTTTAGCTCAAACATCCACCGCGTTTATCAAGCGATCGAGTGGGGGCTCAAATACAACCGCAAAGTCTGTGTCATCGGCAGATCAATGGAGCGAAATTTATACACTGCGATGGAGCTTGGCTATATCAAGCTTGATAAGAAAATTTTTATCGATGCAAACGAGGTTGGCAAATTTAAAGATAATGAGGTGCTGATCGTTACCACAGGCTCTCAGGGTGAGACTATGAGTGCACTCTACAGAATGGCTACTGATGAACACAAATACATCAAAATAAAGCCAACCGATCAGATAATAATCAGCTCAAAGGCGATCCCTGGCAATGAAAGCAGTATCTCAACTGTATTAAATTTCCTAATAAAATCAGGTGCAAGCGTCGCTTATCAAGACTTTAGCGAGATCCACGTCAGCGGTCACGCAGCACAAGAAGAGCAAAAGCTGATGCTCCGTCTCATAAAACCAAAATTTTTCTTACCGGTGCATGGCGAGTACAATCATATCGCAAAGCACAAAGAGACAGCTATAAGCTGCGGCGTAGACGAGAGAAACATCTATCTAATGAGCGATGGCGATCAAATGGAGATCTGTCAAAAATACTTAAAACGTGTAAAAACGGTAAAAACCGGCAAAGTCTTCATAGACAATCAAATAAATAAACAAATATCAGACGATGTCGTCATCGACAGACAAAATCTTGCCGAAGCAGGTGTCGTCATGATAATCGCTCAAATTTCACGTCATGGTGCAAAACTTATAAACAAGCCTCGTGTCATTAGCTACGGCCTTGTGGGTAATAAACAAGATGCGGAGTTTAGCAAAGAGATGCAAGAAATTTTGACGCAGTTTTTAAGCAATGTCAAAGAGGAGCTTTTAAAAGATGGTAGACTGCTCGAGTCACAAGTGCGTCAAGTGATTAGAAAGCATATCTTTAGAAAGGTCAAAAAGTACCCAACTATCGTGCCGATTATCTATCTAATGTAA
- a CDS encoding ABC transporter ATP-binding protein, with product MINIRGVSLVYNQNKQNEFCALKNINLDINDGELVILKGISGSGKSTLLSLIALLQKPTSGEILIDGTNIAKLPDAFCSELRHKRLGLVFQNFNLIEGLSVYENLLAPFALTKFKANVRDEMIKKALSLANIAHKKDENVSNLSGGERQRCAVARALSMDANIILADEPTANLDRQNAHAFLGLLESFKALKKSVIVATHDSIFDELSATDRVVSLQNGEIV from the coding sequence ATGATAAATATAAGAGGTGTTAGCCTGGTTTATAACCAAAACAAACAAAATGAGTTTTGTGCTTTAAAAAATATAAATTTAGATATTAATGACGGCGAGCTAGTGATACTAAAAGGCATTAGTGGAAGCGGTAAAAGCACCTTGCTTTCTCTTATCGCCCTACTTCAAAAGCCAACTAGTGGAGAAATTTTGATAGATGGCACTAACATCGCAAAACTGCCTGATGCCTTTTGCTCTGAGCTTAGACACAAAAGGCTTGGATTAGTTTTTCAAAATTTTAACCTCATCGAGGGTCTAAGTGTATATGAAAATTTACTAGCTCCATTTGCTCTAACAAAATTCAAGGCAAATGTGCGAGATGAGATGATAAAAAAGGCTCTAAGCCTCGCAAATATCGCTCATAAAAAAGATGAGAACGTATCAAATTTAAGTGGTGGTGAGCGTCAAAGATGCGCGGTAGCTAGGGCTTTATCTATGGATGCTAACATCATCTTGGCTGATGAGCCAACGGCAAATTTAGACAGACAAAATGCACACGCATTTTTAGGCTTGCTAGAGTCTTTTAAAGCTCTAAAAAAGAGTGTTATTGTCGCTACTCACGATAGCATTTTTGATGAGCTAAGTGCAACAGATAGGGTTGTCAGCTTGCAAAACGGAGAGATAGTATGA
- a CDS encoding pseudouridine synthase — MEKTRLNKFISHNTNYSRREADELIKAGKVSIAGRVVSDLATSVDEDDKVRINGRLIKLKKEFTVIVYHKQKGELVSKKDDRGRKTIYDTLDKKFAKFVSVGRLDYASEGLLLLTDAPAIATALMNSDLEREYYLKVKGEVTKEVIEAMTNGFFAKDATKGAHAKTTIKSMEFKPFLAYKVFGSSGGYTKLKVIINEGQNRELRRFFGYFDLEVMDLKRVSFGRVSLDMLKPGKWRYFENSEYEDLRDFLKVNNVRY; from the coding sequence ATGGAAAAAACAAGACTAAATAAATTTATTTCACATAACACAAACTACTCACGCCGTGAGGCAGATGAGCTGATAAAAGCTGGTAAGGTTAGCATAGCAGGACGAGTGGTTAGCGACCTTGCCACAAGCGTGGATGAAGATGACAAAGTACGTATAAATGGTCGTTTGATAAAGCTAAAAAAGGAATTTACTGTTATCGTCTATCATAAACAAAAGGGTGAACTAGTTAGTAAAAAAGATGACCGCGGACGAAAGACGATCTATGATACGCTAGATAAGAAATTTGCAAAATTTGTTAGCGTAGGACGCTTAGACTATGCGAGCGAAGGGCTACTTTTACTAACTGACGCTCCAGCAATCGCCACAGCTTTGATGAATAGCGACTTAGAGCGCGAATACTATCTAAAAGTAAAAGGCGAAGTGACAAAAGAGGTAATTGAGGCGATGACAAATGGCTTTTTCGCCAAGGACGCCACCAAAGGCGCTCACGCAAAAACCACTATAAAATCAATGGAATTTAAGCCATTTCTAGCCTATAAAGTCTTTGGCTCAAGTGGCGGCTATACAAAACTAAAGGTCATCATTAACGAGGGGCAAAACAGAGAGCTTCGCCGCTTCTTTGGCTACTTTGACCTTGAAGTGATGGACCTAAAACGTGTTAGTTTTGGGCGTGTTAGCCTTGATATGCTAAAGCCTGGCAAATGGCGCTACTTCGAAAATAGCGAATATGAAGACCTAAGAGACTTTTTAAAAGTTAATAACGTTAGATACTAA
- the rsmA gene encoding 16S rRNA (adenine(1518)-N(6)/adenine(1519)-N(6))-dimethyltransferase RsmA codes for MIKAKKHFGQNFLQDKATLDKIIQAIPNDVANVVEIGPGLGDLTFRLLQIYKTTCFEIDCELFQILKAKFANEIQNGQLKLFCKDALEQWQQEGGLSSENYFLVANLPYYVATKMILNAIDDEKCLGLIVMIQKEVALKFSAKSKDKEFSSLSILTSLQGRCELLFDVDAKLFNPPPKVTSSVIKLQKTKKIFSKDGIFEDAKQYEAFKVFLRAAFASPRKTLLKNLSTNFDKKALEEIFEDLDLAQNLRPHELDVDSYLKVFERLKEDNERQKRRESCN; via the coding sequence ATGATAAAGGCAAAAAAGCACTTTGGACAGAATTTTTTACAGGACAAAGCGACACTAGATAAGATCATCCAAGCGATACCCAATGACGTAGCAAACGTCGTTGAGATTGGGCCTGGCTTAGGTGATTTGACATTTAGACTTTTGCAAATTTACAAGACGACCTGTTTTGAGATAGATTGTGAGCTGTTTCAAATTTTAAAGGCCAAATTTGCAAATGAGATCCAAAATGGACAATTAAAACTTTTTTGTAAAGATGCTTTAGAGCAGTGGCAGCAAGAGGGCGGACTAAGTAGCGAAAACTACTTTTTAGTCGCAAATTTACCCTATTACGTTGCTACAAAAATGATACTAAATGCGATAGATGACGAAAAATGCCTTGGGCTTATCGTGATGATACAAAAAGAGGTTGCTCTTAAATTTAGTGCAAAGAGCAAGGATAAAGAATTTAGTTCTTTATCGATCCTCACCTCACTTCAAGGCAGGTGTGAGCTTTTGTTTGACGTGGATGCAAAACTTTTTAATCCTCCTCCAAAGGTCACATCTTCAGTCATCAAACTACAAAAAACAAAAAAGATTTTTAGCAAAGATGGGATTTTCGAAGATGCGAAACAATACGAGGCTTTTAAAGTATTTTTAAGAGCTGCATTTGCTTCGCCAAGAAAGACGCTTTTGAAAAATTTATCCACAAATTTTGACAAAAAGGCGTTAGAAGAAATTTTTGAAGACCTAGACTTAGCTCAAAATTTACGTCCACACGAGCTAGATGTCGATTCTTATCTAAAAGTATTTGAAAGATTAAAGGAAGATAATGAACGACAAAAACGAAGAGAAAGTTGTAACTAA
- a CDS encoding SEL1-like repeat protein: MKKSLVLLFACLGLLNAGYIKEALSAKDDHNKLAQIYEDACDKEKKASGCYNLAVLYSRGDGNVKKDEAKAAMLYEKACDQNFSMACSNLGYVYEKGKGVEKDLVKAVKFYEKACKDNEGCTELGLLYANGTGVAKDLKKAKELFEKACKAGDGIGCSNLGYLYAQGEGVEKDYIKAKANYEMACANEAGIGCDNLGFLYVYAQGVDQNLTKATKFYEQACIYGYEKGCNNYAIMLAEGKGVKEDVEKAREIFTRSCKNGLKEACENLEILGKH, encoded by the coding sequence ATGAAAAAGAGTTTAGTTTTATTATTTGCTTGTTTGGGACTATTAAACGCTGGCTATATCAAAGAGGCTTTAAGCGCAAAAGACGATCACAACAAGCTAGCACAAATTTATGAAGATGCTTGCGATAAAGAGAAAAAGGCATCAGGCTGCTACAATCTAGCTGTGCTTTACAGCAGAGGTGATGGCAATGTCAAAAAGGACGAAGCAAAGGCGGCGATGCTTTATGAAAAGGCTTGTGATCAAAATTTTTCTATGGCCTGCAGTAATCTTGGCTACGTCTATGAAAAAGGCAAAGGCGTAGAGAAAGACTTAGTAAAAGCAGTTAAATTTTATGAAAAGGCTTGTAAGGATAATGAGGGTTGCACGGAGCTTGGCTTGCTTTATGCAAATGGCACCGGCGTAGCAAAGGATCTTAAAAAGGCAAAAGAGCTCTTTGAGAAGGCTTGCAAGGCAGGGGACGGCATAGGATGTAGCAACCTTGGCTATCTATACGCGCAGGGTGAAGGTGTAGAAAAAGACTATATAAAAGCCAAAGCAAACTACGAAATGGCTTGTGCAAACGAAGCTGGCATAGGGTGTGATAATCTTGGCTTTTTATATGTATATGCACAAGGCGTTGATCAAAACCTTACAAAAGCCACAAAATTTTATGAGCAAGCATGCATATATGGATATGAAAAGGGCTGCAACAACTACGCTATCATGCTAGCTGAAGGCAAAGGCGTAAAAGAAGACGTGGAGAAAGCACGTGAAATTTTTACTAGAAGCTGCAAAAATGGCTTAAAAGAAGCGTGTGAGAATTTAGAAATTTTAGGAAAGCATTGA
- a CDS encoding ABC transporter permease — protein MIGKNFINYAVVLLFKDRKDHLFSFCLFALIIFVLSSVLFISGSIQHDLINLVKDRSSIVVSAFRAGKNDLMHPGYIYDISKIDGVSDVKGVVDGEYYFVQKRVWFHLYEDDSLKEDEMIVGEGVKAAMNELYYDESFNFLTEERMIPVKILKTMPAQSGLISNNAIFLHPNTLRAILNLKDEEYTKLYVEVPNTDEISEVALKIENLYPNSFALSIEDEVAKVRHLYYYKGGIFMSIYVSVMLIFFVLLKNQISLAYGSKKREIAILRSIGFCIKDIIFLKFIQNFIVSVSAFLLGVMLAYLFVFVLNAPLLKGIFLGDELLNFTNFTPILEFDKLFLIFVFGVIPFLAFVLIPSWRVASSDINEGLK, from the coding sequence ATGATAGGTAAAAATTTTATAAACTATGCTGTGGTTCTGCTTTTTAAAGATAGAAAGGATCACCTTTTTAGCTTTTGCCTCTTCGCACTCATTATCTTTGTGCTAAGCTCGGTACTTTTCATCTCTGGATCGATCCAACATGATCTTATAAATTTAGTAAAAGATAGATCAAGTATCGTAGTGAGTGCATTTCGTGCTGGCAAAAATGATCTCATGCACCCTGGCTATATCTACGATATCTCGAAGATTGATGGCGTAAGTGATGTAAAGGGTGTAGTTGATGGAGAGTACTACTTCGTTCAAAAGCGTGTTTGGTTTCATCTATATGAAGATGATAGCTTAAAAGAGGATGAGATGATCGTCGGAGAAGGTGTAAAGGCAGCGATGAATGAGCTTTACTACGACGAGAGCTTTAATTTTCTAACTGAAGAGCGCATGATACCAGTAAAGATATTAAAGACCATGCCGGCACAAAGTGGTTTAATCTCGAATAACGCTATATTTTTGCATCCAAATACGCTAAGGGCTATCTTAAATTTAAAAGATGAAGAGTATACAAAGCTCTACGTTGAGGTGCCAAACACAGATGAGATCAGTGAAGTAGCTTTAAAGATAGAGAATTTATATCCAAATTCTTTCGCTCTTAGTATAGAAGATGAGGTGGCTAAGGTTAGGCACCTTTACTATTATAAGGGCGGAATTTTTATGAGCATTTACGTTAGTGTTATGCTTATATTCTTTGTCTTGCTTAAAAACCAAATTTCACTCGCCTATGGTAGTAAAAAGCGTGAAATAGCTATTTTAAGAAGCATTGGTTTTTGTATAAAAGACATTATATTTTTAAAATTTATACAAAATTTCATTGTGAGTGTTAGTGCTTTTTTACTCGGTGTTATGCTGGCTTATCTCTTTGTTTTTGTATTAAACGCTCCACTTCTAAAAGGGATATTTTTAGGTGATGAGCTTTTAAATTTTACAAATTTCACGCCTATTTTAGAGTTTGATAAGCTCTTTTTGATCTTTGTTTTTGGCGTGATACCATTTTTAGCGTTTGTACTCATACCTTCATGGAGAGTAGCAAGTAGTGACATAAATGAGGGGCTAAAATGA
- a CDS encoding KpsF/GutQ family sugar-phosphate isomerase: protein MQTINQIAAEVLEIEANELLKHTKNLAIEDAVNLIFNTKGKVIVTGVGKSGHVGAKIAATLASTGTPSFFLHPTEAMHGDLGMIGKDDVLLAISFSGESNELIKILPHVKRFGVKIVAMARSKTSSLGKFSDAFISIDVEKEACPLNAAPTASTTLTLALGDALAVCLMQRRGFKKEDFANFHPGGSLGKRLFLKVKDVMRSENLPIVHWNASLKKAIDTMTHGKLGTVLIVDKDGVLDAILSDGDLRRALMREDFDLDEPAMKFATLHPKEINDKEMLAVDALALIEKYKIQLLAVVENGVPVGVLHIHDLANLGL from the coding sequence ATGCAAACAATCAACCAAATCGCAGCCGAAGTTTTAGAGATAGAAGCAAACGAGCTTTTAAAGCACACTAAAAATTTAGCCATAGAAGACGCTGTAAATTTGATATTTAATACAAAAGGCAAGGTCATAGTCACAGGTGTAGGAAAGAGCGGTCATGTAGGTGCAAAGATCGCCGCCACGCTTGCAAGCACCGGCACGCCAAGCTTTTTCTTGCATCCAACAGAGGCTATGCACGGCGACCTTGGCATGATAGGAAAAGATGATGTTTTGTTAGCCATTAGCTTTAGTGGCGAAAGCAATGAGCTTATCAAAATTTTACCTCACGTAAAGCGCTTTGGCGTAAAGATCGTCGCAATGGCAAGAAGTAAAACAAGCTCGCTTGGTAAATTTAGCGATGCATTTATTAGCATAGATGTAGAGAAAGAGGCCTGCCCACTAAATGCCGCTCCAACAGCATCAACTACACTAACGTTAGCTCTTGGCGATGCGTTGGCTGTTTGTTTGATGCAAAGGCGAGGCTTTAAAAAAGAGGACTTTGCAAATTTTCATCCAGGTGGTAGCCTTGGAAAGAGGCTATTTTTAAAGGTCAAAGATGTGATGAGAAGCGAAAATTTACCGATAGTTCACTGGAATGCGAGCCTAAAAAAAGCAATCGATACTATGACACACGGTAAACTTGGCACGGTCCTAATCGTCGATAAAGATGGTGTGTTAGATGCTATTTTAAGCGACGGCGATCTTAGACGTGCACTTATGCGAGAGGACTTTGACCTAGACGAGCCAGCAATGAAATTTGCAACATTGCATCCAAAAGAGATAAACGACAAGGAAATGTTAGCCGTGGATGCGTTAGCTTTAATAGAAAAGTATAAAATTCAGCTTCTAGCCGTTGTAGAAAATGGCGTGCCCGTGGGCGTTTTACACATCCATGACCTTGCAAATTTAGGACTATAA
- a CDS encoding nitrous oxide reductase accessory protein NosL, translated as MILRSILGSALLATLIFGASANEQTVKMKPMFQSVDPSKATLVGSGEGKEYCAVCGMNLVKFYKTNHVYNGKQVASLHCLYELTEGKIPSEAQVVDTKNLNLIDVNKAFYVVGSSVKGTMTRNSKYAFSTEADAKEFQAENGGEIMNFAKAYEIAGQDFEGDNKMIKAKREDGVYAHGKEFYEANCEKTDPKSFKAISELKAHLKQVCDSKEANKAPEYDKHLQAAALYLWDAPANLGSSDQASKPKQEIKKPERIVVPKGARCAVCGMLVKNSPWATLIKADGKDYYFDGVKDMAQFYFADGKMKDAYVSDYYTLEKLDAKDAFYVHGSNVYGPMGDEFIPFKDEAKAESFLKDHAGKGVIRFDEIKNFIGK; from the coding sequence ATGATTTTACGTTCTATCTTGGGTTCAGCACTGCTAGCGACCTTGATTTTTGGTGCTTCGGCAAATGAGCAAACTGTCAAAATGAAACCGATGTTTCAAAGCGTGGATCCTAGCAAGGCTACACTAGTAGGAAGTGGCGAGGGCAAGGAGTATTGTGCTGTTTGTGGAATGAATTTGGTTAAATTTTATAAGACTAATCATGTATATAACGGCAAGCAAGTAGCATCACTTCACTGCTTATACGAGCTAACAGAAGGCAAGATCCCAAGCGAGGCACAAGTCGTTGATACTAAAAATCTAAATTTAATCGATGTAAATAAAGCCTTTTATGTCGTTGGTAGTAGTGTTAAAGGCACAATGACTAGAAATAGCAAATACGCTTTCTCAACCGAAGCTGACGCAAAAGAATTTCAAGCAGAAAATGGCGGTGAGATAATGAATTTTGCTAAAGCTTACGAGATCGCTGGACAGGATTTTGAAGGCGACAATAAAATGATAAAAGCTAAGCGCGAGGACGGCGTTTATGCACATGGTAAAGAATTTTATGAAGCAAACTGCGAAAAAACAGATCCAAAAAGCTTTAAAGCTATCTCTGAGCTAAAAGCTCATCTTAAACAAGTATGTGACTCAAAAGAGGCTAACAAAGCTCCTGAATACGACAAGCACCTACAAGCTGCCGCTTTGTATCTATGGGACGCTCCAGCAAATTTAGGCTCGAGCGATCAAGCTTCAAAACCTAAACAAGAAATAAAAAAACCTGAGAGAATAGTCGTACCAAAGGGCGCAAGATGTGCGGTATGTGGCATGCTTGTCAAAAATTCTCCATGGGCTACGCTCATCAAAGCAGATGGCAAGGATTATTATTTTGATGGCGTAAAAGATATGGCGCAATTTTACTTTGCGGATGGCAAAATGAAAGATGCTTATGTGAGCGATTATTACACGTTAGAAAAGCTTGATGCAAAAGATGCGTTTTATGTTCATGGCTCAAACGTATATGGACCAATGGGCGATGAATTTATCCCATTTAAAGATGAAGCAAAGGCAGAGAGCTTTTTAAAAGATCATGCCGGCAAAGGTGTCATAAGATTTGACGAGATAAAGAATTTTATCGGTAAATAA